A DNA window from Betaproteobacteria bacterium contains the following coding sequences:
- a CDS encoding PAS domain S-box protein: protein MSRQLKILIVEDVPNDAELALWELKRACIVVDARRVETAAEYRRELEEFKPDLILSDFTMPNFDGTEALAIARDHFPDIPFIFVSGSIGEEHAIRALKQGANDYVMKTNLIRLSSAVVRAIQEQRERTVRRDTEYALRASELRKSAIFESALDCIVTIVAQGRVIEFNPAAEKTFGYAREEVLGKELAELIIPAGMREAHRRGLKHYHATGEAPILSRRIEVSAMRKDGSEFPVELTVVPIRLPDQTLFSAHIRDITERKRAEMDLLESEERFRQVAENIRDVFWLTDPSKDEMLYISPTYEEIWGRSRQSLYAAPRAWAEAYRGNRGGYHRTQGAGTQDRAAEPDPYST, encoded by the coding sequence ATGAGCAGGCAACTCAAGATCCTGATCGTTGAGGACGTTCCGAACGACGCCGAGCTCGCGCTGTGGGAACTCAAGCGCGCGTGCATCGTGGTCGACGCGCGCCGGGTGGAGACCGCGGCCGAATATCGTCGGGAGCTGGAGGAATTCAAACCCGACTTGATCCTTTCGGACTTCACCATGCCGAATTTTGACGGCACGGAAGCCCTCGCCATCGCACGCGATCATTTCCCGGATATCCCGTTCATTTTCGTCTCGGGTTCGATCGGTGAAGAGCATGCGATTCGTGCCCTGAAACAGGGCGCGAACGACTACGTCATGAAGACCAATCTGATTCGCCTGTCCTCCGCAGTGGTGCGGGCGATTCAGGAACAGCGGGAACGAACGGTCCGCAGAGACACGGAATACGCCCTCAGGGCAAGCGAATTGCGCAAGAGTGCAATTTTCGAATCGGCGCTCGATTGTATCGTCACGATTGTCGCACAAGGCCGTGTCATCGAATTCAATCCGGCGGCGGAAAAAACTTTCGGCTACGCGCGCGAAGAAGTGCTGGGGAAGGAACTCGCCGAACTCATCATTCCGGCCGGCATGCGCGAAGCCCATCGACGGGGGCTGAAGCACTATCACGCTACCGGGGAGGCGCCGATACTGAGCAGGCGCATAGAGGTTTCCGCGATGCGAAAGGACGGGAGCGAGTTTCCCGTCGAACTCACCGTGGTACCTATCCGGCTCCCGGACCAAACGCTCTTCAGTGCCCACATCCGGGATATCACCGAGCGCAAACGCGCCGAAATGGACCTGCTGGAAAGCGAAGAGCGGTTCCGCCAGGTGGCCGAGAACATCCGCGATGTATTCTGGCTGACCGATCCGTCGAAAGACGAAATGCTCTACATCAGCCCCACATACGAGGAAATATGGGGCCGGAGTCGCCAGAGCCTCTATGCGGCGCCTCGGGCCTGGGCGGAGGCGTATCGCGGGAATCGCGGAGGATACCACCGAACGCAAGGAGCAGGAACACAGGATCGCGCGGCTGAGCCGGATCCATACAGTACTTAG